The proteins below come from a single Leptospiraceae bacterium genomic window:
- a CDS encoding flippase-like domain-containing protein encodes MKKLLIGILISILFVGMIALKFDFKAEFSKIGDKISYIYLIPIVFMQLTGLIFFSIRWRLLLEKKINLKHAISSSFIGYAANMVLPARGGDLFRVFYCRSETDVQYFNLLSKLFIEKVIDFIFVILVGIISFFIIGYNRPEQQNYAVFLFSGIIILGILFSLYLIRFQNEFIQTICKKLFILIKKETFYTSHIESHLIDLKDFLQIKKFISPVILTSLSWMFYFLNYYFVNSMLGGNLTPVEIVFLLFCGAMSLALPSAPSGIGVFHASIISGFLLLGRDSSYGLLYATALHLLSFIIITLSGLIFYLYWTYRRRHGKPTKPSII; translated from the coding sequence ATGAAGAAATTGCTAATTGGAATTCTGATAAGTATTTTATTTGTTGGAATGATAGCCCTCAAGTTCGACTTTAAAGCCGAATTCTCAAAAATAGGAGACAAAATTTCCTATATCTACTTAATTCCAATTGTATTTATGCAACTTACAGGATTAATCTTTTTTTCGATTCGATGGAGACTTTTACTCGAAAAAAAAATCAATTTAAAACACGCAATTTCCTCTTCCTTCATTGGATATGCGGCTAATATGGTTTTACCTGCAAGGGGTGGAGATTTATTTCGCGTATTTTATTGTAGATCAGAAACAGACGTACAATATTTTAATTTACTTTCTAAACTGTTTATTGAAAAAGTAATTGATTTTATTTTTGTAATTTTGGTTGGTATTATTTCCTTTTTTATCATTGGCTACAATCGTCCCGAACAACAAAATTACGCTGTATTTTTGTTCTCTGGAATTATCATTTTAGGAATTTTATTTTCGCTCTATCTAATTCGTTTCCAAAATGAATTTATACAAACTATCTGCAAAAAACTTTTTATACTAATAAAAAAAGAAACCTTTTATACTAGTCATATTGAATCACATTTAATTGACTTAAAAGATTTTTTACAAATTAAAAAGTTTATTTCTCCAGTGATTTTAACTTCTTTATCATGGATGTTTTATTTTTTAAATTATTATTTCGTCAATTCTATGTTAGGTGGTAATTTAACTCCTGTTGAAATTGTGTTTTTACTTTTTTGTGGAGCTATGAGTTTAGCATTGCCTTCTGCACCTTCTGGAATTGGTGTTTTCCATGCATCTATCATTTCTGGTTTTTTGCTCTTAGGAAGAGATTCAAGTTACGGTTTACTCTATGCAACTGCTTTGCATCTTCTTTCGTTTATTATCATTACTCTATCGGGTTTAATCTTCTATCTCTACTGGACGTATCGAAGAAGACATGGAAAACCAACAAAGCCAAGTATAATATAA
- a CDS encoding histidine triad nucleotide-binding protein, which yields MSVCIFCKIVEKIIPANIVHESDVCIAFADINPVAPNHLLFIPKKHIESVDKMTVDDSALIGKIILEMTEYARKNNFSKNGYRIVNNTGSDAGQTVFHIHFHLLAGRKLEWPPG from the coding sequence ATGAGCGTTTGTATTTTTTGTAAAATCGTAGAGAAGATAATACCTGCAAATATAGTACATGAAAGCGATGTTTGCATAGCTTTTGCAGATATTAACCCTGTTGCACCTAACCATTTATTGTTTATACCTAAAAAACATATTGAGTCCGTCGACAAAATGACAGTGGATGATTCTGCGCTCATCGGGAAAATTATTCTAGAAATGACTGAATACGCAAGAAAAAATAATTTTTCAAAAAACGGATACCGAATTGTGAACAATACAGGTAGCGATGCAGGGCAAACAGTATTTCATATTCATTTCCATTTACTCGCAGGAAGAAAATTGGAGTGGCCTCCGGGTTAA
- a CDS encoding PrsW family intramembrane metalloprotease yields the protein MLAKYISDLSLFNLLLSFGSILPWAFFLFILHPGPTARKFLIALLALFLGILSTEIILTLHPIIWPEVNFKPKRAMSILSQTVYISFIQAGMMEETFKELFIILLGLIFAFNRSTKVWNKDIVLIGGFVAIGFSLIENYVYINKDSVKVFDMFLGRTVFSSNIHLLINLCFALFLLKSNNENSMSEKLLLVFYGYLLAIFQHGVVDFFLLPSSRFGGWLSTAMFVGIWVWVVKDMRRYVYKEI from the coding sequence ATGTTAGCAAAATATATTTCTGATTTAAGTTTATTTAATTTATTACTCAGTTTTGGTTCAATATTACCATGGGCATTTTTTTTATTTATATTACATCCAGGACCGACAGCACGAAAATTTTTAATTGCATTATTAGCACTTTTTTTAGGAATTCTTTCTACAGAAATAATTTTAACTCTACACCCAATCATTTGGCCAGAAGTTAATTTTAAACCTAAAAGGGCTATGAGTATACTCAGTCAAACTGTCTATATTTCATTCATTCAAGCAGGAATGATGGAGGAAACTTTTAAAGAACTATTCATTATTTTGTTAGGACTTATATTTGCCTTTAATCGCTCCACAAAAGTTTGGAATAAAGATATAGTTTTAATTGGAGGCTTTGTAGCAATTGGTTTCTCTCTTATTGAAAATTATGTTTATATCAATAAAGATTCTGTAAAAGTTTTTGATATGTTTTTAGGACGTACTGTTTTTTCTTCCAATATACATTTACTGATTAATCTATGTTTTGCGCTCTTTCTTCTAAAGAGTAACAACGAAAATAGTATGAGTGAAAAATTACTCTTAGTTTTTTATGGATATTTATTAGCTATTTTTCAACATGGAGTTGTTGATTTCTTTTTACTTCCAAGTTCTCGTTTTGGGGGTTGGTTATCTACCGCTATGTTCGTTGGAATTTGGGTTTGGGTCGTAAAAGATATGAGGAGATACGTTTACAAAGAAATATGA
- a CDS encoding metallophosphoesterase, with protein MADIQFICLSDLHFGSYNSLLTYTSEDGKLESGKQSDVLIQLLNVMEETVSLVNKKRKAKFILNGDIFELALANTNEAVMTFDSFLGLAYTKSRKEIFSDKLIYIPGNHDHHLWETARERQYLEYMIKRAPGETIELPWHHTKMIKPNPLKSRFITTLMQRHKNLKEGRSMTVYPNLTLVNRDTEKYVVISHGHFIESIYYLMSNLQSILLNSKSFPETIDQIERENFAWIDFFWSVLGRSGEVGTNIGLMYDMLQDEKSLNELANNLVTYLMTRGDFPGSLQNMLKPIIGYFLTKVVSQIAINERGLTDDILTKDSRQGLQSYIKGPLRLQFLKENNDILPKEMNFIFGHTHKPFCKRENGFGEVGYPDEIGIMNTGGWVIDTVQPQNQVGGAIVLIDEDKNVVLVRLFNETNLEIRFESSELDNPLYKKLSEKVNLKSKTFTEFTKSIDLGIQNKRMVIQKRISK; from the coding sequence ATGGCTGATATACAATTTATCTGTTTGTCCGATTTACATTTTGGTTCGTACAATAGTCTTTTGACTTACACTTCTGAGGATGGAAAGTTAGAGTCAGGAAAACAATCTGATGTATTGATTCAGCTTTTAAATGTAATGGAAGAGACCGTAAGTTTGGTAAATAAGAAAAGAAAAGCCAAGTTTATTCTCAATGGAGACATATTTGAATTAGCCTTGGCAAACACAAATGAAGCAGTGATGACGTTTGATTCTTTTTTAGGTTTAGCTTACACCAAAAGTAGAAAAGAAATATTTTCCGATAAACTTATATATATTCCAGGTAATCACGATCATCATCTTTGGGAAACGGCACGCGAAAGACAGTATTTGGAGTATATGATTAAACGTGCGCCTGGAGAAACTATCGAACTTCCTTGGCATCACACTAAAATGATCAAACCAAATCCTTTAAAATCGAGATTTATTACAACGTTAATGCAAAGGCATAAAAATTTAAAAGAGGGGAGGTCAATGACTGTTTACCCCAATCTTACACTAGTGAATCGAGATACAGAAAAATATGTGGTTATATCTCACGGACATTTTATTGAAAGCATTTATTATTTAATGAGTAACTTACAGTCTATATTGCTTAATTCAAAGTCGTTTCCCGAAACGATTGATCAAATTGAACGAGAAAATTTTGCATGGATAGATTTTTTTTGGTCAGTACTTGGGCGGTCAGGTGAAGTCGGAACTAATATTGGACTTATGTATGATATGTTGCAAGATGAAAAATCGTTAAACGAATTGGCAAATAATTTAGTTACTTACTTAATGACCAGAGGAGATTTTCCTGGTTCTTTACAAAATATGTTAAAACCAATCATTGGATATTTTCTGACAAAAGTTGTGAGTCAAATTGCAATTAATGAACGTGGGCTAACAGACGATATCCTTACGAAAGACTCTCGCCAAGGATTACAGTCATATATCAAAGGACCTTTGAGGCTTCAATTTCTGAAAGAAAATAACGACATTTTACCAAAGGAAATGAATTTTATCTTTGGGCACACTCATAAACCATTTTGCAAAAGAGAAAATGGTTTTGGAGAAGTTGGTTATCCTGACGAAATTGGAATTATGAATACGGGAGGATGGGTTATCGATACTGTTCAGCCACAAAACCAAGTTGGCGGTGCAATTGTTTTGATTGATGAAGATAAAAACGTAGTCCTAGTTCGACTTTTTAATGAAACTAATTTAGAAATTCGATTTGAATCTTCTGAATTAGACAATCCTCTATATAAAAAATTATCCGAAAAAGTAAATCTCAAATCCAAAACTTTTACTGAATTCACTAAGTCTATCGACCTAGGAATTCAAAATAAAAGAATGGTTATTCAAAAACGAATTAGTAAATAA
- a CDS encoding universal stress protein: protein MKVLVAFTRPGTGKSIAQIASQFEGIREVHVITVWNPKEKSIPLELDREMDEIASLLANSSLPFKVSMILGENIAKEIQNAARELNVDAVFLGAANSLYSKDLFGGKVSEVMTGFDKPVYVLADKNLSFPYEPVMVTCNDAPYQFLSNNEALSGLSVDSIPLLANQTKQQSQSFWELKGDFDLDKRWLNPFNLIVTDYKTYSLHNEFFIKETNQSCLVYCSK, encoded by the coding sequence ATGAAAGTATTGGTAGCATTCACACGCCCAGGAACAGGAAAATCAATAGCCCAAATCGCATCCCAATTCGAAGGGATTCGAGAAGTCCACGTAATTACAGTCTGGAATCCAAAAGAGAAATCGATTCCTTTAGAACTAGATCGAGAAATGGATGAAATCGCATCTCTATTGGCTAATTCATCTTTACCGTTTAAAGTATCGATGATTTTAGGAGAAAATATAGCAAAGGAAATACAAAATGCTGCAAGAGAATTAAATGTAGATGCAGTTTTCCTTGGAGCGGCTAATTCTCTTTATTCAAAGGATTTATTTGGAGGAAAAGTATCTGAAGTAATGACAGGTTTCGACAAACCTGTTTATGTTTTGGCAGATAAAAATTTATCTTTTCCTTACGAACCAGTAATGGTTACATGTAATGATGCGCCATATCAATTCCTTTCTAATAATGAAGCGTTAAGTGGATTATCTGTGGACTCTATTCCCCTTTTGGCAAATCAAACGAAACAGCAAAGCCAAAGTTTCTGGGAATTAAAAGGCGATTTTGATTTAGATAAACGTTGGTTAAATCCATTCAATCTAATTGTTACGGATTATAAGACTTATTCACTTCATAATGAGTTTTTTATCAAAGAAACGAACCAATCGTGTTTGGTTTATTGTAGCAAGTAA
- a CDS encoding ROK family protein gives MKKYLGIDVGGGSIRGTIVDKDGNSYFDFKTPTNANASNKEFLDSIYIVVKHCLTAVPADAIGIGTPGPIDIDRGVILSSANLRNLKNVELVTFVQEKSHLPVYFNNDANCASLGEYYFGAEKNLKNLVVFTLGTGIGSGWIINGKVFNGYKGNGMEAGHITVVKDGALCGCGQKGCIEAYFSTNGFLGRYHDLTSKELENAKEFFELVSNNDADALQILESGVSLFAEAIRNVIHLLNPEKIVFVGGLTASYDLFGKSLEEKVKAITFPVLANHVKFSVGNSVAGTFGAASLAFQHFDS, from the coding sequence ATGAAAAAATACTTAGGAATAGACGTAGGTGGTGGAAGCATAAGAGGGACGATAGTCGATAAAGATGGAAATTCTTATTTTGATTTTAAAACACCCACAAATGCAAATGCTTCTAATAAAGAATTTTTAGATTCAATTTACATTGTAGTAAAACATTGTTTAACCGCTGTTCCTGCCGATGCGATAGGAATTGGCACACCAGGACCTATAGATATTGATAGAGGTGTAATTCTTTCTTCTGCAAATCTTAGAAATTTAAAAAATGTGGAATTAGTTACTTTCGTACAAGAGAAATCTCATTTGCCTGTCTATTTCAATAACGATGCAAACTGCGCAAGTTTAGGCGAATACTACTTTGGCGCAGAAAAAAATCTAAAGAACCTAGTTGTATTTACACTCGGAACAGGAATTGGATCCGGTTGGATTATAAACGGAAAAGTATTCAACGGATATAAAGGCAATGGAATGGAAGCAGGGCATATAACGGTTGTAAAAGATGGAGCATTGTGCGGTTGCGGCCAAAAAGGTTGTATCGAAGCATATTTTAGCACAAACGGATTTTTAGGACGTTATCATGATTTAACTTCTAAAGAATTAGAAAATGCAAAAGAGTTTTTTGAATTGGTTTCCAATAATGACGCAGATGCATTACAAATTTTAGAATCAGGTGTATCTTTATTTGCAGAAGCAATTCGAAATGTAATTCATTTATTAAATCCAGAAAAAATAGTTTTCGTAGGTGGACTTACAGCTTCTTACGATTTATTTGGAAAAAGTCTTGAAGAAAAAGTTAAGGCAATTACTTTTCCAGTATTAGCAAATCATGTAAAATTTTCAGTTGGTAATAGTGTAGCTGGGACATTTGGTGCAGCTTCCTTAGCATTTCAACATTTTGATTCTTAA
- a CDS encoding energy transducer TonB, translated as MQDVLTLEADPRETKKDPLSNFTTWGISFLCWASPIIGLSIFFPIGVIILYPTNRKLRTAAFLSLILQLIINIMNFPIDILGLYSFETESLIYVLKQSLFGYYILFWALVGLIFIISEARFVLRKTGELNLFQESPTKVQQPITNRSINKELMEKWEDFEYHRVPRTPVPNADTNVTNSGNFFRTLFYVFIVWVIAILWHNFLSYLFVALNGTNFNPDESVSLTDQMFRGENSLYLWFMILISSTSIFGKKGVPAVFRKIYLGFYVQQKLALRPTHDFFGSSYANKKKYARIREMILPGWGHIYLQRYWKGFPILFTFLLVFFFFSVSVAFYMDASFGIKFLSFFGLKPGISDKEFLSYTDNIIFPVILFFVLALIHIVANSLILNSIRKDGEPIDERGLQSGFSNNLYLSILVHLILFAVIFIIPISVQRQSSQKKRDMSKTHYQPEKMEYYFIDPDIPDEVKDLNGGVMAGTETPSKKDGIKIPDNPVEDEGKVKGYVKRVKGKKLPRTYSNYISARMRGPENFMNYWKLAPHPYSCVVAYTITTEGDIIDVILVEGSAYPDQDELTLELIKSMSPVMPPPNVKGDVRVTELFWNGTIDPDAMPTPLQKEMVLHFDGRFMEEDF; from the coding sequence ATGCAAGATGTATTAACTCTGGAAGCAGATCCCAGAGAAACTAAAAAAGATCCCCTATCTAACTTTACTACTTGGGGTATTTCCTTCTTATGTTGGGCAAGTCCAATCATTGGATTAAGTATATTTTTTCCAATAGGCGTAATCATTTTATATCCTACGAATCGAAAACTCAGAACTGCCGCCTTTCTATCTTTAATCCTTCAACTAATTATCAATATTATGAACTTTCCAATTGATATATTAGGGCTTTATAGTTTTGAAACAGAATCCCTTATATATGTTCTAAAACAAAGTCTTTTCGGATATTATATTCTATTTTGGGCTTTGGTCGGTTTAATTTTTATTATCTCGGAAGCAAGGTTTGTTCTTCGCAAAACCGGAGAATTAAATCTATTCCAAGAATCTCCAACAAAAGTACAACAACCAATCACTAACAGAAGTATCAATAAAGAATTAATGGAGAAGTGGGAGGACTTTGAATACCATAGAGTTCCAAGAACTCCCGTCCCAAATGCAGATACAAATGTAACCAACTCTGGTAATTTTTTCAGAACTTTGTTTTACGTATTTATTGTCTGGGTAATTGCGATCCTGTGGCATAATTTTTTAAGTTATTTATTTGTAGCCTTAAATGGTACGAATTTTAATCCAGATGAATCTGTTTCTCTGACTGACCAAATGTTCAGAGGAGAAAATTCTTTGTATTTGTGGTTTATGATACTTATCTCCTCTACTAGTATTTTTGGGAAAAAAGGAGTTCCTGCCGTATTTCGTAAAATCTATCTCGGGTTCTATGTACAACAGAAGTTAGCCCTCAGACCAACTCACGATTTTTTTGGAAGTTCTTATGCAAATAAGAAAAAATATGCCAGAATCCGAGAAATGATTTTACCGGGTTGGGGTCATATTTATTTACAAAGATATTGGAAAGGTTTTCCGATTCTATTTACATTTCTTTTGGTATTTTTTTTCTTTTCCGTAAGCGTTGCATTTTATATGGATGCTAGTTTTGGAATCAAATTTTTAAGTTTTTTTGGATTAAAACCTGGAATTTCTGATAAAGAATTTTTATCGTATACGGATAATATTATTTTTCCCGTAATACTATTTTTTGTTTTAGCATTAATACATATCGTTGCGAACAGTCTGATTTTAAATTCTATTCGAAAGGACGGTGAACCAATCGATGAAAGAGGATTACAAAGTGGATTTTCCAATAATCTCTATTTGAGTATACTAGTACATCTTATTCTATTTGCGGTTATCTTCATTATTCCCATTTCTGTCCAGAGACAGAGTTCACAAAAAAAGCGAGATATGTCGAAGACACATTATCAGCCAGAGAAAATGGAATATTACTTTATTGACCCAGATATTCCAGATGAAGTAAAAGATTTAAACGGCGGAGTTATGGCAGGAACAGAAACTCCAAGCAAAAAAGACGGAATTAAAATTCCTGATAATCCGGTGGAAGATGAAGGAAAAGTCAAAGGGTATGTTAAGAGAGTAAAAGGAAAAAAACTTCCTCGAACCTACTCAAACTATATTTCCGCACGCATGCGTGGTCCTGAAAATTTTATGAACTATTGGAAACTTGCTCCTCACCCGTATTCCTGTGTTGTAGCATATACAATCACCACGGAAGGGGATATAATTGATGTTATCCTCGTTGAAGGCTCTGCCTATCCTGACCAAGATGAACTTACACTAGAACTAATTAAAAGTATGTCACCGGTAATGCCACCTCCCAATGTAAAAGGAGATGTGCGCGTAACAGAACTTTTCTGGAACGGTACGATTGATCCAGATGCAATGCCTACACCTCTCCAAAAAGAAATGGTACTCCATTTTGATGGACGTTTTATGGAAGAGGACTTTTAG